A genomic segment from Microbacterium sp. SORGH_AS_0428 encodes:
- a CDS encoding maleylpyruvate isomerase family mycothiol-dependent enzyme, protein MSVSALWSMIHTERQRLYDQTQSLTAEQWQSPALVGSWTLEQTIAHLAAGAEQSVAAWLHSVFSARFDFELHKERGVVTRLGTSPAETLDRYERAIRNKRRAAGPLMAGLGEVLIHGEEIRRPVGIPDEVPAQTAAATLQWFARHDFTEYSRSRAQGLRLIASDAATEIGEGAEVRGRALSLLVALSGRPVLSGELQGRGAASLIHRGGADWKPRRERTRGP, encoded by the coding sequence ATGAGCGTCTCCGCGCTCTGGTCGATGATCCACACCGAACGGCAGCGTCTCTACGACCAGACTCAATCCCTCACCGCCGAGCAGTGGCAATCTCCCGCCCTCGTCGGCTCATGGACTCTTGAGCAGACCATCGCGCATCTGGCCGCCGGCGCAGAGCAGAGCGTCGCCGCATGGCTGCACAGCGTGTTCTCCGCGCGCTTTGACTTCGAGCTCCACAAGGAACGGGGAGTCGTGACGCGGTTGGGTACTTCGCCCGCTGAGACGTTGGACAGGTATGAACGAGCGATCCGCAACAAACGACGCGCGGCCGGTCCGCTCATGGCGGGACTGGGCGAGGTCTTGATCCACGGTGAGGAGATCCGTCGACCGGTCGGCATCCCGGACGAGGTGCCGGCTCAAACCGCCGCAGCAACCTTGCAATGGTTCGCACGCCACGACTTCACCGAGTACTCCCGTTCACGAGCGCAAGGCCTCCGTCTGATCGCCAGCGACGCGGCCACCGAGATCGGCGAAGGCGCCGAGGTGCGCGGCCGGGCTCTCTCACTCCTCGTCGCGCTTTCTGGGCGCCCAGTCCTCTCCGGCGAACTGCAGGGGCGCGGCGCAGCCAGTCTGATTCACCGCGGCGGAGCGGACTGGAAGCCACGACGCGAACGCACTCGCGGCCCATGA
- a CDS encoding MFS transporter: MLDARYRWVSIGLFLIVMLDAFVALGVTTMMPTVSQELDGAGLYAFAFAGPVAVSVVGMVLAGIWSDRGNPRRALIVSVLVFAAGLMVVALAPSMWAFVAGRLVHGLAGGAITVALYVIVARVYPEALRARVFAGFAAAWIIPSLIGPVIAGVLAETVGWRWVFLGVVVLVLLALLIVVPAMRDVHGPADRTVLGRAEVVRFGLAVIVACAALVIALAAESRGVMQWLVPIIAAAIALVALRPLLPAGTSLARRGLPSVVLMRALVAATFFAAEIYVPLLLVSQYGTSAAVAGLALTVAALSWSAASWVQGRLPSISHVLAARLGTLGLTIGVASLFVAASTGATPVIVVAGWAFAGAGIGLIYPRLGVLALEYSTTENQGFNSSALTIAEATASAVAVAVTAIVFSAFGGAASPRAFAAAFVVVGALCVLAWLCGPRVARR, translated from the coding sequence GTGCTCGATGCGCGGTACCGGTGGGTGAGCATCGGCCTGTTCCTCATCGTGATGCTCGACGCGTTCGTCGCGCTCGGCGTCACCACGATGATGCCCACGGTCAGTCAGGAACTGGACGGAGCCGGGCTGTACGCCTTCGCCTTCGCCGGGCCGGTCGCGGTGAGCGTCGTCGGAATGGTGCTCGCCGGCATCTGGTCCGATCGGGGGAATCCGCGTCGTGCGCTCATCGTCTCGGTGCTCGTCTTCGCCGCGGGGCTCATGGTGGTGGCTCTGGCGCCGAGCATGTGGGCCTTCGTCGCCGGTCGTCTCGTGCACGGTCTGGCGGGCGGGGCGATCACCGTGGCCCTGTACGTCATCGTCGCCCGGGTCTACCCCGAGGCGCTGAGAGCGAGGGTCTTCGCCGGCTTCGCGGCTGCCTGGATCATCCCCTCCCTCATCGGACCCGTCATCGCGGGCGTGCTTGCCGAGACGGTCGGATGGCGCTGGGTGTTCCTGGGCGTCGTGGTGCTTGTGCTTCTGGCGCTGCTGATCGTCGTCCCCGCGATGCGCGACGTGCACGGGCCCGCGGATCGGACCGTGCTCGGTCGCGCAGAAGTCGTGCGATTCGGTCTGGCCGTGATCGTCGCATGCGCCGCCCTCGTCATCGCCCTGGCCGCCGAGTCGCGCGGAGTGATGCAGTGGCTCGTGCCGATCATCGCGGCCGCCATCGCGCTCGTCGCCCTTCGTCCCCTGTTGCCGGCGGGTACATCGCTCGCCCGGCGGGGGCTCCCCAGTGTCGTGCTCATGCGCGCCCTCGTGGCCGCCACCTTCTTCGCGGCGGAGATCTACGTTCCATTGCTCTTGGTCTCGCAGTACGGCACCTCGGCTGCGGTTGCCGGCCTCGCGCTCACCGTCGCTGCGCTGAGCTGGTCGGCAGCGTCCTGGGTGCAGGGGCGACTCCCGAGCATCAGCCATGTCCTGGCCGCCCGACTCGGCACGCTCGGCCTCACCATCGGCGTCGCCTCCCTCTTCGTCGCGGCGTCGACCGGCGCGACGCCCGTCATCGTCGTGGCCGGGTGGGCGTTCGCCGGAGCGGGGATCGGTCTGATCTACCCCCGGCTCGGCGTGCTCGCCCTCGAGTACTCGACCACCGAGAATCAGGGCTTCAACAGCTCGGCGCTGACCATCGCGGAAGCGACCGCATCCGCCGTCGCCGTTGCGGTCACCGCGATCGTGTTCTCTGCCTTCGGGGGTGCCGCATCTCCCCGCGCGTTCGCGGCGGCCTTCGTCGTCGTGGGAGCACTGTGCGTGCTCGCCTGGCTGTGCGGACCGCGTGTCGCGCG
- a CDS encoding DUF1905 domain-containing protein produces the protein MPFDPIMLDHTFTAPIGVNVKGEVWACVEMPDSAAFFGTGRSVRVDLTVDDLPLTDVGMMVTGTGGHMVSLNAAFRRKLGKDVGDTVTVHIERRVK, from the coding sequence ATGCCGTTCGATCCCATCATGCTCGATCACACCTTCACCGCCCCGATTGGCGTGAACGTCAAGGGTGAGGTCTGGGCCTGCGTCGAGATGCCCGACTCTGCCGCGTTCTTCGGCACGGGCCGCTCTGTTCGGGTAGACCTCACTGTCGACGACCTGCCGCTGACAGACGTCGGAATGATGGTCACCGGGACGGGTGGTCACATGGTGTCGTTGAACGCTGCGTTCCGCCGCAAGCTCGGCAAGGACGTGGGCGACACCGTCACCGTCCACATCGAGCGTCGAGTCAAGTGA
- the soxR gene encoding redox-sensitive transcriptional activator SoxR, whose protein sequence is MTAHGPVLGVGDVAQRSGVAISTLHFYERQGLITSERSAGNQRRYRRDVLRRIAFIRVSQRVGVPLANIRTALDSLPEGRTPTKKDWARLSRMWREELDSRIRSLERLRNDLTGCMGCGCLSLRTCALQNPADALASEGAGPRLWEGDDAGS, encoded by the coding sequence ATGACCGCGCACGGCCCTGTCCTCGGCGTCGGCGACGTCGCGCAGCGGAGCGGCGTCGCGATCTCGACGCTGCACTTCTACGAGCGGCAGGGTCTCATCACGAGTGAGCGGAGCGCGGGCAACCAGCGTCGCTACCGCCGGGATGTGCTTCGTCGCATCGCCTTCATTCGCGTCTCACAGCGCGTCGGCGTGCCTCTCGCGAACATCCGCACGGCGCTCGACTCGCTTCCGGAAGGCCGCACGCCGACAAAGAAGGACTGGGCCCGCCTGTCGCGGATGTGGCGCGAAGAGCTCGACAGCCGCATCCGTTCACTCGAACGTCTGCGCAACGACCTGACCGGGTGCATGGGCTGCGGCTGCCTGAGCCTGCGGACCTGTGCTCTTCAGAACCCCGCCGACGCCCTCGCGAGCGAGGGTGCCGGCCCCCGCCTCTGGGAGGGCGACGACGCGGGTAGCTGA
- a CDS encoding RNA polymerase subunit sigma-70, whose amino-acid sequence MPQNFLDTPAGERESANEDSRERFERAVAELRPGLHAHCYRMLGSVHDADDALQDALLRGWAAFDRFEGRSSLRTWLYTVATRTCLDTAKARGKRALPIDLGPAATEPTVHAIPDTEIEWLTPYPDPADSVERAEHVRLAFVATLQLLSGNERAALLLVDVLGFSASDAASAMGTNSTAIHSALARGRRTLAKRYSSPVVPALPRPSQSSISLAHRFSEALTNSDLRAFIDLLAPNATWQMPPLTEWYAGSDAVAAFAHAVPMTLCPSWRTRELTANGQAAVAFYVGEDQAGPHEAWSLTLLDTQDGLIASITSFLDPGLFARFELPTSLN is encoded by the coding sequence ATGCCGCAGAACTTCTTGGACACGCCCGCGGGTGAGCGCGAGAGCGCCAACGAGGACTCTCGTGAACGATTCGAGCGTGCCGTGGCAGAACTACGCCCGGGCCTGCACGCGCACTGCTACCGAATGCTCGGGTCCGTGCACGATGCGGACGACGCTCTGCAGGACGCACTTCTGCGCGGTTGGGCAGCGTTCGACCGATTTGAGGGACGCAGCTCGCTTCGGACGTGGCTCTACACGGTGGCTACCCGGACGTGCCTGGACACAGCGAAAGCCCGGGGAAAACGAGCACTTCCGATCGACCTTGGCCCCGCCGCTACCGAGCCCACCGTCCACGCAATCCCGGACACCGAGATCGAATGGTTGACACCGTACCCCGATCCGGCAGACTCGGTGGAGCGCGCCGAACACGTAAGACTCGCCTTTGTCGCAACGTTGCAGCTCCTCAGCGGCAACGAACGGGCTGCGCTCCTCCTCGTCGACGTGCTCGGCTTCTCAGCCTCCGACGCGGCATCAGCGATGGGGACCAACTCGACAGCGATACACTCGGCTCTGGCGCGCGGCCGGCGAACGCTAGCGAAACGTTATTCCTCACCGGTCGTCCCTGCACTGCCCCGTCCGTCGCAATCGTCCATTTCCCTCGCCCATCGGTTCTCCGAAGCGCTCACTAACTCCGACCTACGAGCGTTCATCGACCTTCTGGCCCCCAACGCGACGTGGCAGATGCCGCCACTTACAGAGTGGTATGCCGGCTCAGATGCTGTCGCAGCTTTCGCGCATGCCGTCCCGATGACGCTGTGCCCAAGCTGGCGCACTCGCGAGCTCACCGCCAACGGACAAGCCGCTGTCGCCTTCTATGTCGGAGAGGATCAAGCCGGTCCGCACGAGGCGTGGTCTCTGACGTTGTTGGATACACAAGACGGGCTGATCGCCAGCATCACGTCGTTCCTCGATCCCGGCCTCTTTGCGCGGTTTGAACTGCCGACGTCGTTGAACTGA